Proteins co-encoded in one Euleptes europaea isolate rEulEur1 chromosome 1, rEulEur1.hap1, whole genome shotgun sequence genomic window:
- the SLC16A6 gene encoding monocarboxylate transporter 7, whose protein sequence is MTVKAARMSCITPNIYAKVPDGGWGWIVAFAFFFIEALTYGIIKSFGVFFTDLVESFDETNSRISWIISICVFVLTFTAPLSTVLSNRFGHRMIVMLGGVLISTGMVAGSFARTVVEMYLSIGIVSGFGYCLAFLPTVTILSQYFDKKRSLVTAVASTGECFAVFSFAPAITAFKEHFGWRNALLFVGLLQLGIIACGSLLRPIIVKTQEEVKVSPAEEQRETKYMLENEQTRTSIDSIDSGVEVTTSPSNKHRDARLELKSEEEPKEITKVLIEASSIPNKEPKIQLLDFSVMKDYSFICYALFGLFATLGFFAPSLYIIPLSMSLGIDKDRSAYILSAMAIAEVFGRISAGWVLNRKPIRKIYIELICVILLDLALFAFPFAYEFWGLMMCSIFFGFMLGTVAGTHIPMLAEDDVVGIEKMSSAAGVYIFVQSLSGLAGPPLAGMLVDTTKNYRSAFYSCAAGMLLAAVFLSLVRPCKKVLCQSRKQPADETVSEPLHDIPDDFIEADLGKSEDSVRGCDSMA, encoded by the exons ATGACTGTCAAGGCTGCAAGAATGTCATGCATCACTCCAAATATTTATGCTAAAGTGCCTGATGGAGGATGGGGCTGGATTGTGGCATTTGCTTTCTTCTTTATAGAAGCCCTGACATATGGCATCATCAAGTCTTTCGGAGTCTTCTTTACAGACCTGGTAGAAAGCTTTGATGAAACAAATAGCAGGATATCATGGATAATCTCGATATGTGTATTTGTGCTAACTTTCACAG CTCCCCTCTCTACAGTCCTGTCTAATCGCTTTGGTCACCGTATGATTGTGATGCTTGGAGGAGTACTGATCAGTACTGGAATGGTTGCAGGCTCCTTTGCACGCACAGTTGTTGAAATGTATCTCTCAATTGGGATAGTTTCAG GCTTTGGATACTGCCTTGCCTTTCTTCCAACCGTCACTATTCTGTCACAGTACTTTGACAAAAAACGTTCATTAGTCACTGCAGTGGCTTCTACAGGAGAATGTTTTGCTGTCTTCTCTTTTGCACCAG CTATCACCGCTTTCAAAGAACACTTTGGTTGGAGAAATGCCCTTCTATTCGTTGGTTTACTGCAGCTTGGAATCATTGCTTGTGGATCACTGCTGCGACCCATCATAGTCAAAACACAGGAAGAAGTGAAAGTATCACCAGCTGAAGAGCAGAGAGAGACCAAGTACATGCTTGAAAATGAGCAGACACGCACCTCAATAGATTCCATTGACTCAGGAGTTGAAGTAACTACCTCACCTAGTAACAAACACAGAGATGCCAGGTTAGAACTGAAAAGCGAAGAAGAACCAAAGGAAATTACAAAGGTGCTCATAGAAGCTAGCAGCATCCCTAACAAGGAACCAAAAATTCAACTCCTGGACTTCTCTGTGATGAAAGATTATAGCTTTATTTGCTATGCACTGTTTGGTTTATTTGCCACTCTGGGATTCTTTGCTCCTTCCCTATATATAATTCCTCTCAGTATGAGCCTTGGTATTGACAAAGATCGCTCTGCATATATACTGTCAGCAATGGCAATCGCTGAAGTCTTTGGCAGAATCAGTGCTGGCTGGGTCCTCAACAGAAAGCCTATCCGAAAAATTTACATTGAACTCATCTGTGTCATTCTGCTGGATCTTGCCCTCTTTGCTTTCCCTTTTGCTTATGAATTTTGGGGGCTAATGATGTGTAGCATCTTCTTTGGGTTCATGCTTGGAACTGTGGCAGGCACGCACATTCCTATGTTGGCCGAAGATGATGTGGTTGGCATCGAGAAGATGTCTTCTGCTGCAGGGGTTTACATATTTGTTCAAAGCTTGTCAGGATTGGCTGGACCACCTCTTGcag GTATGCTAGTGGATACCACAAAGAACTACAGATCTGCATTCTACTCCTGTGCTGCTGGCATGCTGCTGGCTGCTGTGTTCCTTTCTTTGGTAAGGCCTTGCAAGAAAGTGCTGTGTCAAAGTAGGAAACAACCAGCAGATGAGACTGTTTCAGAACCTCTACATGATATACCAGATGACTTTATAGAAGCTGACCTTGGAAAAAGTGAGGATTCTGTAAGAGGCTGTGACAGCATGGCTTGA